A window of the Gossypium arboreum isolate Shixiya-1 chromosome 2, ASM2569848v2, whole genome shotgun sequence genome harbors these coding sequences:
- the LOC108466416 gene encoding uncharacterized protein LOC108466416 has translation MDKDLRHMILIEAYNNPYAMHPNGNKMYQDLEPIKKPEWKWEQIMMDFVSRLPLTPSRKDSVWILEDMHQSCAIDFGGNSDGHLPLAKFVYNNNYQRGILMFSFEAVYGRKCRTPLCWFNMEKERNLGADLVHEIKDKAKLFMSG, from the exons ATGGACAAGGATCTGAGACATATGATCCTTATTGAGGCTTATAATAAtccatatgctatgcatcctaaTGGGAATAAGATGTATCAAGATCTTGAG CCGATCAAGaaaccagagtggaaatgggagcaaatcatgatggattttgtttcgcGTTTGCCATTGACTCCATCTcggaaggattcagtttgg attctcgaggatatgcaTCAGAGTTGTGCTATTGATTTTGGTGGCAATTCGGATGGACATTTACCGTTGGCTAAGTTCGTGTACAACAACAATTATCAGAGGGGTATTCTGATGTTTTCGTTTGAGGCAGTTTATGGTAGGAAGTGTAGGACTCCACTATGTTGGTTTAACATGGAGAAGGAGAGGAATTTGGGTGCGGATTTGGTTCATGAAATCAAGGACAAGGCGAAATTATTTATGAGCGGTTGA